Proteins encoded within one genomic window of Suricata suricatta isolate VVHF042 chromosome 17, meerkat_22Aug2017_6uvM2_HiC, whole genome shotgun sequence:
- the MRPL38 gene encoding 39S ribosomal protein L38, mitochondrial, whose translation MAAPWWRAVLCGSRRWRSFGTSAALSRRTAPLGPMPNEDIDVSNLERLEKYRSFDRYRRRAEQEARDPHWWRTYREYFCRESDPKDKIDIGLPPPKVSRTQQLLERKRVLRELRANPEEERAARLRTARIPLEAVRAEWERTCGPYHKQRLAEYCGLYRDLFHGATFVPRVPLHVAYAVGEDDVMPVYHGNEVTPTEAAQAPEVTYEADKGSLWTLLLTNLDGHLLEPDAEYVHWLVTNIPGDRVAEGQETCPYLPPFPARGSGFHRFAFLLFKQDKPIDFSGDARPSPCYQLAQRTFRTFDFYKKHQDAMTPAGLAFFQCRWDDSVTHIFHQLLDMREPVFEFVRPPPYHPEQKRFPHRQPLRYLDRYRDSHEPTYGIY comes from the exons ATGGCGGCGCCCTGGTGGCGAGCTGTGCTGTGTGGAAGTCGGAGGTGGCGGAGCTTCGGCACTTCGG CCGCCCTGAGTCGCCGGACCGCCCCTCTGGGGCCGATGCCCAACGAGGACATCGATGTGAGCAACCTGGAGCGGCTGGAGAAGTACCGAAGCTTCGACCGTTACCGGCGCCGGGCGGAGCAGGAGGCGCGGGACCCGCACTGGTGGCGGACGTACCGGGAGTACTTCTGCCGGGAGTCAG ATCCCAAAGACAAGATCGACATCGGGCTACCCCCACCCAAGGTCAGCCGGACCCAACAGCTGCTGGAGCGGAAAAGGGTCCTCCGGGAGCTGCGGGCCAACCCAGAGGAGGAGCGGGCCGCCCGCCTCCGCACAG CGCGCATCCCACTGGAGGCGGTGCGGGCCGAGTGGGAGAGGACCTGTGGCCCGTATCACAAGCAGCGTCTGGCCGAGTACTGTGGCCTCTATCGAGACCTGTTCCACGGCGCCACCTTCGTGCCCCGCGTCCCCCTGCACGTGGCCTATGCCGTGGGCGAGGATGACGTGATGCCTGTATACCACGGCAACGAGGTCACTCCCACGGAG GCTGCCCAGGCCCCGGAGGTGACCTACGAGGCAGACAAGGGCTCTCTATGGACACTGCTGCTCACCAACTTGG ATGGACACCTGCTGGAGCCGGATGCCGAATACGTCCACTGGCTGGT AACCAACATCCCAGGGGACAGGGTGGCTGAAGGACAGGAGACGTGTCCCTacctgccccccttccctgcccgaGGCTCCGGCTTCCACCGCTTTGCGTTCCTGCTCTTCAAACAGGATAAGCCAATTGACTTCTCCGGGGACGCCCGGCCCTCACCCTG CTACCAGCTTGCCCAGAGGACCTTCCGCACTTTTGATTTCTACAAGAAACACCAGGATGCCATGACACCAGCTGGCCTGGCCTTTTTCCAGTGCCGCTGGGATGATTCAGTCACCCACATCTTCCACCAGCTTCTGG ACATGCGGGAGCCCGTGTTCGAGTTTGTCAGGCCACCCCCTTACCACCCTGAGCAGAAGCGCTTCCCCCACCGGCAGCCCTTGCGCTACCTGGACCGGTACAGGGACAGTCACGAACCCACCTACGGTATCTACTGA